The following coding sequences are from one Bombus terrestris chromosome 14, iyBomTerr1.2, whole genome shotgun sequence window:
- the LOC100642346 gene encoding protein KTI12 homolog, translated as MPLIIITGIPCSSKTTRTFELKEYFMNKGKNVKVISEIDVVTKRGFDRNKFYADSKNEKSVRSDIKSAAQRMLNTNDILIIDGSNYIKGYRYEIYCMTKLYKTPQCTIFCDLPVEHAWLWNEKRPKYEQYNREIFDALVMRYETPDNKNRWDTPLFAVSAEDDLKFDEIYKSLYEVKAPKPNLSTQCPPLSSTNYLYELDTVTQEVANAILSAKQLGIESEFKIPGYNLTVQNPCTAAQLMRLRRQFLTYSKMQQIEINQIALLFVQYLNKSL; from the exons atgccacttattattattactggTATACCGTGTAGTAGTAAAACAACACGAACTTTCGAATTAAAGGAATATTTTATGAACAAaggaaaaaatgtaaaagttaTAAGTGAAATTGATGTTGTTACTAAAAGAGGTTtcgatcgaaataaattttatgctg AttctaaaaatgaaaaaagtgtGAGAAGTGATATAAAGTCAGCAGCTCAGCGAATGTTAAACACAaatgatatattaattattgacGGTAGTAATTATATTAAGGGATATCGTTATGAGATATATTGTATGACAAAACTATACAAAACTCCTCAGTGTACAATATTTTGTGATCTACCAGTTGAGCATGCTTGGTTGTGGAATGAGAAAAGACCAAAATATGAACAATATAACAGAGAAATTTTCGATGCACTTGTAATGAG ATATGAAACACCAGACAATAAAAACCGTTGGGATACACCATTATTTGCTGTATCAGCAGAAGATGAtttaaaatttgatgaaatttataaatcgTTGTATGAAGTAAAAGCACCAAAACCAAATTTAAGTACACAATGT CCACCATTGTCGTCTActaattatttatatgaattGGATACTGTAACTCAAGAAGTAGCTAAT GCAATATTATCAGCTAAGCAACTGGGTATTGAAAGTGAATTTAAGATACCAGGATATAATTTAACAGTACAGAATCCATGTACTGCAGCACAGCTTATGAGGCTACGAAGACAATTTTTAACTTACAGTAAAATGCAACAAATTGAAATTAACCAAATTGCATTATTATTTGTACAATATCTTAATAAAAGTTTGTAA
- the LOC100644534 gene encoding DET1- and DDB1-associated protein 1, producing MSDNCKMSVAEFLKGLPSHNENNFANFHTDSGNRTCVKKPSVYLPTKDHPSEQIIVTEKTTILLRYLHQHWDKNHADRKRDILSANGDSEDDAATVHSKRPRLDLNHTV from the exons ATGTCAGATAACTGCAAAatg tcTGTTGCTGAATTCTTAAAGGGTTTGCCTTCGcacaatgaaaataattttgccaATTTTCATACAGACAGTGGAAACAGAACTTGTGTAAAAAAACCTTCAGTTTATCTTCCTACAAAAGACCATCCTTCAGAACAAA TTATAGTCACAGAGAAAACAACCATATTATTAAGGTACCTTCATCAACATTGGgataaaaat cATGCTGATAGAAAACGTGATATTTTATCTGCTAATGGTGACTCAGAAGATGATGCTGCTACAGTCCATAGCAAAAGGCCACGTCTTGATTTAAACCATACCGTTTAA